In Nocardioides luti, the DNA window AGAGTTGCCGGTCAACTCAACGACAGGCAAGGTCAACCGCAAGGCCGTCGCGGCGCAGCTTGACCCCGCCCAAGGTTGACGCCGCTCAAGTAGCACGCACCAAGATGGGACGGACGCCCGCATCCGACCGCTCATAGTCGACTTGATATGGGACCGACGTGGTTTTGCTTGAGCCGGCTCGGCGTCGACTTATCGCTGACACATGTCCCGCAGGACTTCTGCCAGAAGTCCTCGAACGACACCCCAAGACCGAGGCGTGGGGCAGCAACCTCGGTCGCCCTGCCGGTTTGGGGTCGGCCCCTCTGTGAAGCCCAGCTCTAGCACCCTTCAACCGATCATGGGCGAACGCAGCGAGTCGGTGAATCGTTCTCACCCCCGATCGACGCGATGTTCATTGCGCCGTCGGTGAGGTTCGTTCACGTCGCGTATGAACGCGGCGGAGCGCAAGGCTTCGTGAGAGGCACACCACGACACGCTGCTTCACCGCGACCAGTCTCGCGGTGAAGCAGGTCGAGCAGGTCGAGCCTTGGAGGCGACTACTCCGAGACGGCGCTGTCAGCTACGGGCGAGAAGGGAATGGACGGCGGTCGTGGCGTTCTGGCCGCTCTGCATAGCGCCTTCCATCCACGCTCGCCACACCGTATCGGCCACGTCGGTGCCGGCGAAGACGATCCTCCCCTCCAACTCGCCCATCGTCTTCAGGAACTGCAGCGAGTCACCCGGACGGTCGACGTGGTGCGTTCCGTTGAAGAGCGGGTCGTTCTTCCAGTCATGGACATCCACTGCGAGAACCTCGGCGTCCGGGTAGTACTCCCGCACGGCACCTTCGAGCTCTTCTCGTGACGTTGGATCGTCGATCCCAGCCCGGTTGCCGAATCCCATCATCAGGCACGTCCCGTCCTCGTACTCGTATCCGAGGCAGAGGGACTGCAAGCGGCCAAGGCCCAAGGTGAATGGCCGCGACGGAATGTTGCGCACCAGCATCGACGGCTTACAGAGGTTCCCGAGGTGATCTCGCGCGAGCATTCGCTGCTTGTCGTCGCTGAGACCTGGCCTGAAGTCGACATTGCGCAATACGTTGGTCGGGATGGCCATGACGCACGCTCGGGCGCGGATACTGGCACCGTGCGTCGTCCGGACGACCAGCTCGTCGTCGCTCCGTTCGACCTGGACGACCCGGTGTCCGAGCCGGACCTCGAGACGCGAACCTTCGATCATGCGGTCCAACAACTCACCCGCCCCGCCTGTAAATCGCTCCGTGAGCGCGCCGAAGAACCCGTAGGCGCTGTGCCCGAAGGCCGCGATCTGGGCGATCATGGCGAAGATCGACGCACTGCCGGGGTCCGATCCGTAACACCACGAAACGGTCGAGTAGACGAGGTCGCGAGTCGCCGGTCCGACGCCGATCGGCGCCAGGAAGTCGTCCACGGAGATGTCGAGATCGTGCAGGGGCTGGCTGCTCAGCCGATGCGACGGGGCGAAGCGCTTTGACGCGTCGCGGAGGTGGCCGAGGACACGCTCCAGATCGCCGATCTCCTCTGGCGGGACGGGAAAGGTCCGCCGCAGTCCCCCCGTGATGAAGGCCGGGCTCATCGGCATCAGGTCCTCAGTAAGACGAGCGCCGTACCTCGCGATCTCCGCCCGCATCTGAGGCTGGAGGTCGCGGTTGATCCAGCTGCCCCCAAGCTGGACCGTAATGTGCTCGTGTCCGGCGAACGGACGCGCGTACGTCCGTCCTCCCACCCGATTGCCGCCTTCGAGGAGGACGACCGATCGTCCTTGGTCGACTAGGTTTCGCGCGGCGGTGACCCCCGCAAATCCCGCTCCGACGACAACGGCGTCGTAAATGACGTCTGCCACATCAGTCCTGTTCGTGCTGCCCCGGTGTTGGGTTGGTGGTCATAGAGGCTCGCAATGCCGCGGCCACCGCATTGGGCACCGGTCGCGAGACGGCCGCGCTGGCGTCGACGTTGACGTACACGATCTCGATCGTGGCGATGCCTACGTCGTTACGCCGCAGGTCGAAGGCCAGCGCGAAACTGGAGCGGCCCACGTTGGTGCACGTCACGGCGATGTCGATGATGTCGTCGTGGCGGGCAGGTGAGTAGAACGAAAGAGCGGCGGAGACAACCGACGGGTCTGTTCCGCTGGCCACAAGCTCGTCATAGGTCCATCCCAACGCCCGGAAAAGCTCAGCCATGGCCACGTCGGCGAGCTCGAGGAACCGCGCATTGAACATAAAGCCTTGTGCGTCCGTCTCGTGATAGCGGACCCGGTGCTGGTGGACTCTCATCAGAGTTTGGGCCTCGTGGCCTTGTCGGTCGCGGCGGGCGGAACATCCGTACGATCGCCCACAACGTCGAAGTTGACGAGCCCGAAACCCGGGCCTTCGTCGTCCTTAATGACCTCGATGATCATGTTGGAAGTCTCCATGCCGGCGCGGTCCTGGATCGCACCAGAGACGCCATTGGCGACGTCCGGCTGCGGCAGGGCCGTGTTGGCGGCCCGGCCAACCTGGCATATGCGCGAATATCAGCCGAGGTCGATCGCGAAGCGCGGACATCCACGGCCCCATCGAGGCTGTCGGGAAGCGCCTCGGCCTCGGTCAAGTCGCCGCTGAGAACCGTCACCCGGCTGGCCTCGCCCACGAACTCGGGCAGGGCCTCGACCTTGGGCCGACGAGGTAGTCGGCGTAGACCGCGTCGTCGTAGGCGTAGATCTGAGCGCCACGCTCGGCAAGCCGGCCGGTGTTAGCGTCGCCTAGGGCCGCGGACGGCCGACCGAGACGGCACGCGACTGCCCGCAATTGAAGGGAGCCCTTGGTGAGGTCACCACCGGGAGCATCGATCAACACGAGAACCTCAGGCACAAAGCGTCTCCTTGGCCGGCACGAGCAACCCTGCTCGCTGGTCGAGTGGGAATCACTTCAACGGTAGGCCCAGCCAGAAAGTCGGTGAATTGGCGGATATCCCGATCAGACAAGCCGCCACCGGTCATTTTCTGATGGTGCGCTGTACTGGGGTCGGCAACGTCATCGTGAGTACTCGAACGTGAGCGACACCCGACCTCGGAGTCCTGG includes these proteins:
- a CDS encoding FAD-dependent oxidoreductase, which encodes MADVIYDAVVVGAGFAGVTAARNLVDQGRSVVLLEGGNRVGGRTYARPFAGHEHITVQLGGSWINRDLQPQMRAEIARYGARLTEDLMPMSPAFITGGLRRTFPVPPEEIGDLERVLGHLRDASKRFAPSHRLSSQPLHDLDISVDDFLAPIGVGPATRDLVYSTVSWCYGSDPGSASIFAMIAQIAAFGHSAYGFFGALTERFTGGAGELLDRMIEGSRLEVRLGHRVVQVERSDDELVVRTTHGASIRARACVMAIPTNVLRNVDFRPGLSDDKQRMLARDHLGNLCKPSMLVRNIPSRPFTLGLGRLQSLCLGYEYEDGTCLMMGFGNRAGIDDPTSREELEGAVREYYPDAEVLAVDVHDWKNDPLFNGTHHVDRPGDSLQFLKTMGELEGRIVFAGTDVADTVWRAWMEGAMQSGQNATTAVHSLLARS
- a CDS encoding acyl-CoA thioesterase, which produces MRVHQHRVRYHETDAQGFMFNARFLELADVAMAELFRALGWTYDELVASGTDPSVVSAALSFYSPARHDDIIDIAVTCTNVGRSSFALAFDLRRNDVGIATIEIVYVNVDASAAVSRPVPNAVAAALRASMTTNPTPGQHEQD